From the genome of Chanos chanos chromosome 5, fChaCha1.1, whole genome shotgun sequence, one region includes:
- the pus7 gene encoding pseudouridylate synthase 7 homolog isoform X1, protein MEETKPISVAVLAGEKRACPEEEVTLTHKRPRVQEGKNGGHLSKLEDGEDMDEEEGEEALDGDEVDGGGEGDGETFADMMKHGLTELDVGILKFVSNHVGFSGILKERYSDFVVHEINKEGKIVGLDDLSIPVEVQEVPPASEPVESQILTEEQKKQLEELQLFNNKEDSVAIEVADDTKEKRTLLHREVKLLYPGLETKTEERDGKKFIVAYHAAGKKALAEVRTVSAPRKHSWPKNRGSFCHFVLYKENKDTMDAINVLSKFLRVRPNVFSYMGTKDKRAITVQEIAVLKISAERISHLNKCLMNFKLGNFSYKKHPLKLGELQGNHFTVVLRNISGTEEQVEQAMTSLRDTGFINYYGMQRFGTTAVPTHQVGRAILQNNWNEVIDLILKPRPGAEKGYLVRCREEWAQSQDPEAALKKLPVKRCVEGQLLRGLSKYGKKNIITAFGLIPRNNRLMYIHSYQSYVWNTMVSRRVEVFGLKAVEGDLVLRGGTAHVLSSDEVENHSIHDVVMPLPGYDVIYPTHEIGKGYRGMLSADNLDIDNMRHKVRDYSLAGAYRRILIRPQDVSWELIHYDDPRVPLVHTDVEKLEGKPAPVYLKEGKYRALRMEFSLPPSTYATMAIREVLKMDTSIKNQTQLNTVWLN, encoded by the exons ATGGAGGAGACAAAACCCATTTCAGTGGCTGTCCTTGCTGGAGAGAAACGTGCTTGCCCTGAGGAAGAAGTAACACTAACTCATAAAAGACCAAGAGTTCAGGAAGGAAAAAATGGGGGCCACCTTTCAAAGCTGGAAGATGGAGAAGATATggatgaagaagaaggagaggaggcaCTGGATGGTGATGAGGTGGatggaggtggagaaggagatggagagacatTTGCAGACATGATGAAGCATGGTCTGACTGAACTGGATGTGGGCATTCTGAAATTCGTCAGTAACCACGTGGGCTTCTCTGGGATTCTGAAGGAGAG GTACTCTGATTTTGTTGTTCATGAGATTAACAAGGAGGGAAAGATTGTGGGTCTAGATGACCTATCCATTCCTGTGGAGGTCCAG GAAGTGCCCCCTGCAAGTGAACCAGTGGAGTCTCAGATATtgacagaagaacagaagaaacaACTAGAAGAACTTCAGCTTTTTAACAATAAAGAAGACAGTGTAGCAATAGAG GTAGCAGACGACACAAAGGAGAAACGAACCCTTCTTCATCGAGAGGTGAAATTGTTGTACCCTGGCCTGGAGACCAAAACCGAAGAAAGAGATGGCAAAAAGTTCATTGTGGCTTATCACGCAGCAGGAAAAAAAGCCCTTGCAG AGGTTCGAACAGTGTCAG CTCCTAGAAAACACTCGTGGCCGAAGAACCGCGGCAGCTTCTGCCATTTTGTTTTATACAAGGAGAACAAGGACACCATGGATGCCATCAACGTACTTTCCAAGTTCCTCAG GGTCAGACCTAATGTGTTCTCCTACATGGGCACCAAAGACAAAAGAGCCATCACAGTGCAGGAAATTGCTGTGCTGAA GATAAGTGCAGAGAGAATATCTCACCTCAACAAGTGCCTCATGAATTTCAAACTGGGTAACTTCTCTTACAAAAAACACCCTCTGAAACTAGGGGAGCTTCAGGGCAACCACTTCACTGTTGTTCTCAG GAACATCTCAGGCACAGAGGAGCAAGTGGAGCAGGCCATGACCTCACTCAGGGACACCGGCTTCATCAATTACTATGGCATGCAGCGCTTTGGCACCACTGCTGTGCCCACCCATCAGGTTGGCAG GGCCATCCTTCAGAACAACTGGAATGAGGTTATAGACCTCATCCTGAAACCGCGGCCTGGAG CGGAAAAGGGGTACCTGGTCCGTTGTCGAGAGGAGTGGGCACAGTCCCAGGACCCAGAAGCTGCTCTGAAGAAGCTTCCGGTCAAACGCTGTGTGGAGGGCCAGCTACTCCGCGGCCTGTCCAAATACGGGAAGAAGAATATCATCACAGCCTTTGGGTTG atCCCCCGCAACAACCGTCTGATGTACATCCACAGCTACCAGAGCTATGTGTGGAACACCATGGTGAGCAGACGCGTAGAGGTCTTTGGCCTTAAGGCAGTGGAAGGAGACTTAGTCCTCAGAGGAg GCACTGCCCATGTGCTTTCATCAGACGAGGTGGAGAACCATTCCATTCACGATGTCGTGATGCCCCTGCCTGGCTACGACGTCATCTACCCCACACATGAAA TTGGGAAAGGTTACAGAGGGATGCTGAGTGCAGACAATCTGGATATTGATAATATGAGGCATAAAGTGCGGGATTATTCTCTGGCTGGGGCTTATCGGCGCATTCTCATTCGCCCACAAGACGTCAGCTG ggaGCTGATTCATTATGATGATCCCAGAGTTCCCCTTGTTCACACCGACGTAGAGAAGCTTGAGGGAAAACCAGCACCCGTCTACCTCAAAG AGGGCAAATACAGAGCACTACGGATGGAGTTTTCCTTGCCGCCCTCCACGTATGCCACCATGGCTATCCGAGAAGTGCTGAAAATGGACACCAGCATCAAGAACCAGACACAGCTCAACACCGTCTGGCTCAACTGA
- the hdac10 gene encoding polyamine deacetylase HDAC10, which produces MASGTALIYDSEMTGYKLLWVDPACKIEVPERLTVSYEALQSKGLVQRCIPVSTREATDEDILLVHSEEYLEAVKQTPYMSLEDLMTFTQQYGDVYFHPNIYHCAKLAVGATLQLVDSVMTGKVRNGMALVRPPGHHSQRSAANGFCVFNNVAIAALYAKKRFNVNRILIVDWDIHHGQGVQYCFEEDPSVLYFSWHRYEHQSFWPNLRESDYDTVGKGKGAGFNINLPWNKVGMNNSDYLSAFFHVLLPVAYEFGPELVLVSAGFDSAIGDPEGHMCASPEVFAHLTHLLMSLANGRLCAVLEGGYNLTSLAQSVCQTVHTLLGDPAPLLTEVSSPCESALESIQNVRAVHQQYWSCFRHSNVSPVSEPSTKRCCLEESDEGPQEVKKEKENVEENMENIVWPEPLPRPNPTLHTIIALPVGLEVPLPDDCHQLADVPQEIIDTAQRLRDKHFKEINDEKILESFKNIISLLEGIKDKKVRNGLAVVPSVASALSCAVQHALTSLTNRVLVVFIGDGDVPVDTADEQVLLIQICHKEQQEPKSKFHVPVCLKEWPGDTAGFLQVIFGILLPLGYQFSPGLVLEVFGETSGVDKASLAQLTSLLQGLAQGQTLALMQEYEDGIIKATVSSLLGSPAPSLGPLGAPLPVNVQAIEKQRERLLQPWGILQTSHEQLSSPK; this is translated from the exons ATGGCGAGTGGGACTGCACTAATTTATGATTCAGAGATGACTGGCTATAAACTTCTGTGGGTCGA CCCTGCATGTAAGATCGAAGTTCCTGAGCGTTTGACTGTGAGTTATGAAGCGCTTCAGAGCAAGGGCTTGGTACAGCGGTGTATTCCTGTCTCGACCCGCGAAGCAACCGATGAGGACATTCTGTTGGTCCACAG tgaAGAATACCTGGAGGCAGTGAAGCAAACTCCATACATGAGTCTCGAAGATCTGATGACTTTCACCCAGCAGTATGGGGATGTCTATTTTCATCCA AATATTTACCACTGTGCCAAGCTGGCTGTTGGAGCCACTCTCCAGTTAGTGGACAGTGTCATGACTGGGAAGGTTAGAAATGGAATGGCTCTTGTGAG acCACCTGGGCATCACAGTCAGCGTAGTGCTGCTAatggtttctgtgttttcaatAATGTGGCCATTGCTGCTCTCTATGCAAAAAAACGCTTTAACGTTAACCG GATACTAATAGTGGACTGGGATATTCATCATGGGCAAGGTGTACAGTACTGTTTTGAAGAGGACCCCAG TGTGCTGTACTTTTCCTGGCACCGCTATGAACACCAGAGCTTTTGGCCTAACCTTAGGGAGTCAGACTACGATACTGTGGGCAAAGGCAAAGGGGCCGGCTTCAACATCAACCTACCTTGGAACAAG GTGGGGATGAATAACAGTGACTACCTCTCAGCCTTCTTCCATGTGCTCTTACCTGTTGCATATGAG tttggtCCTGAGTTAGTCCTGGTGAGTGCAGGGTTTGACTCGGCCATAGGTGACCCAGAG GGTCACATGTGTGCATCTCCAGAAGTCTTTGCCCACCTCACACACCTTCTGATGTCTCTGGCAAATGGTAGACTGTGTGCTGTCTTGGAA GGTGGATACAATTTGACCTCACTTGCTCAGTCAGTATGTCAGACAGTGCACACTCTTCTGGGAGATCCTGCACCCTTGCTAACAGAAGTCAGTTCCCCATGTGAAAG TGCATTGGAGTCCATTCAGAATGTGAGAGCAGTTCATCAGCAATACTGGTCTTGCTTCAGACACTCAA ATGTCTCTCCAGTCTCAGAGCCAAGCACCAAGCGTTGCTGCCTAGAGGAAAGCGATGAAGGACCGCAGGAagttaaaaaagagaaggaaaatgtggaggaaaacatggaaaatataGTGTGGCCTGAACCTTTACCAAGGCCAAACCCCACACTGCATACTATTATAGCACTCCCTGTTGGTTTGGAGGTTCCACTGCCAGACGACTGCCACCAATTAGCTGATGTACCACAGGAGATCATAGACACAGCTCAGAGACTCAG ggacaaacattttaaagaaataaatgatgAGAAGATATTAGAATCTTTCAAAAACATTATCTCTCTTTTGGAGGGAATCAAGGATAAAAAG GTACGCAATGGTTTGGCAGTGGTACCTAGCGTGGCCTCAGCTTTGAGCTGTGCTGTTCAGCATGCTCTAACCTCCCTAACCAACCG GGTGTTGGTGGTGTTTATTGGGGATGGAGATGTTCCAGTGGATACTGCCGACGA GCAAGTTTTATTGATACAGATCTGCCATAAAGAACAACAGGAGCCAAAATCCAAATTCCATGTAccagtgtgtctgaaagag TGGCCTGGTGACACTGCAGGCTTTCTGCAGGTTATTTTTGGCATTTTACTACCTCTGGGCTATCAGTTTAGCCCTGGCTTAGTTCTGGAAGTTTTTGGTGAAACCAGTGGGGTGGACAAAGCATCCTTGGCACAACTCACCAGCCTTCTCCAAGGGCTGGCACAAGGACAAACACTGGCCCTTATGCAG GAATATGAAGATGGCATCATAAAGGCAACAGTGTCCTCCTTGTTAGGGTCACCTGCTCCATCTCTGGGACCACTTGGGGCTCCTCTCCCTGTAAATGTTCAGGctatagagaaacagagagagaggctcctACAACCTTGGGGTATACTGCAAACCTCACATGAACAACTCTCATCCCCAAAGTGA
- the pus7 gene encoding pseudouridylate synthase 7 homolog isoform X2 → MEETKPISVAVLAGEKRACPEEEVTLTHKRPRVQEGKNGGHLSKLEDGEDMDEEEGEEALDGDEVDGGGEGDGETFADMMKHGLTELDVGILKFVSNHVGFSGILKERYSDFVVHEINKEGKIVGLDDLSIPVEVQEVPPASEPVESQILTEEQKKQLEELQLFNNKEDSVAIEVADDTKEKRTLLHREVKLLYPGLETKTEERDGKKFIVAYHAAGKKALAAPRKHSWPKNRGSFCHFVLYKENKDTMDAINVLSKFLRVRPNVFSYMGTKDKRAITVQEIAVLKISAERISHLNKCLMNFKLGNFSYKKHPLKLGELQGNHFTVVLRNISGTEEQVEQAMTSLRDTGFINYYGMQRFGTTAVPTHQVGRAILQNNWNEVIDLILKPRPGAEKGYLVRCREEWAQSQDPEAALKKLPVKRCVEGQLLRGLSKYGKKNIITAFGLIPRNNRLMYIHSYQSYVWNTMVSRRVEVFGLKAVEGDLVLRGGTAHVLSSDEVENHSIHDVVMPLPGYDVIYPTHEIGKGYRGMLSADNLDIDNMRHKVRDYSLAGAYRRILIRPQDVSW, encoded by the exons ATGGAGGAGACAAAACCCATTTCAGTGGCTGTCCTTGCTGGAGAGAAACGTGCTTGCCCTGAGGAAGAAGTAACACTAACTCATAAAAGACCAAGAGTTCAGGAAGGAAAAAATGGGGGCCACCTTTCAAAGCTGGAAGATGGAGAAGATATggatgaagaagaaggagaggaggcaCTGGATGGTGATGAGGTGGatggaggtggagaaggagatggagagacatTTGCAGACATGATGAAGCATGGTCTGACTGAACTGGATGTGGGCATTCTGAAATTCGTCAGTAACCACGTGGGCTTCTCTGGGATTCTGAAGGAGAG GTACTCTGATTTTGTTGTTCATGAGATTAACAAGGAGGGAAAGATTGTGGGTCTAGATGACCTATCCATTCCTGTGGAGGTCCAG GAAGTGCCCCCTGCAAGTGAACCAGTGGAGTCTCAGATATtgacagaagaacagaagaaacaACTAGAAGAACTTCAGCTTTTTAACAATAAAGAAGACAGTGTAGCAATAGAG GTAGCAGACGACACAAAGGAGAAACGAACCCTTCTTCATCGAGAGGTGAAATTGTTGTACCCTGGCCTGGAGACCAAAACCGAAGAAAGAGATGGCAAAAAGTTCATTGTGGCTTATCACGCAGCAGGAAAAAAAGCCCTTGCAG CTCCTAGAAAACACTCGTGGCCGAAGAACCGCGGCAGCTTCTGCCATTTTGTTTTATACAAGGAGAACAAGGACACCATGGATGCCATCAACGTACTTTCCAAGTTCCTCAG GGTCAGACCTAATGTGTTCTCCTACATGGGCACCAAAGACAAAAGAGCCATCACAGTGCAGGAAATTGCTGTGCTGAA GATAAGTGCAGAGAGAATATCTCACCTCAACAAGTGCCTCATGAATTTCAAACTGGGTAACTTCTCTTACAAAAAACACCCTCTGAAACTAGGGGAGCTTCAGGGCAACCACTTCACTGTTGTTCTCAG GAACATCTCAGGCACAGAGGAGCAAGTGGAGCAGGCCATGACCTCACTCAGGGACACCGGCTTCATCAATTACTATGGCATGCAGCGCTTTGGCACCACTGCTGTGCCCACCCATCAGGTTGGCAG GGCCATCCTTCAGAACAACTGGAATGAGGTTATAGACCTCATCCTGAAACCGCGGCCTGGAG CGGAAAAGGGGTACCTGGTCCGTTGTCGAGAGGAGTGGGCACAGTCCCAGGACCCAGAAGCTGCTCTGAAGAAGCTTCCGGTCAAACGCTGTGTGGAGGGCCAGCTACTCCGCGGCCTGTCCAAATACGGGAAGAAGAATATCATCACAGCCTTTGGGTTG atCCCCCGCAACAACCGTCTGATGTACATCCACAGCTACCAGAGCTATGTGTGGAACACCATGGTGAGCAGACGCGTAGAGGTCTTTGGCCTTAAGGCAGTGGAAGGAGACTTAGTCCTCAGAGGAg GCACTGCCCATGTGCTTTCATCAGACGAGGTGGAGAACCATTCCATTCACGATGTCGTGATGCCCCTGCCTGGCTACGACGTCATCTACCCCACACATGAAA TTGGGAAAGGTTACAGAGGGATGCTGAGTGCAGACAATCTGGATATTGATAATATGAGGCATAAAGTGCGGGATTATTCTCTGGCTGGGGCTTATCGGCGCATTCTCATTCGCCCACAAGACGTCAGCTGGTGA